In Plasmodium sp. gorilla clade G2 genome assembly, contig: PADLG01_00_52, whole genome shotgun sequence, the DNA window AAATGGAATATGGAACATGATAATATATCCATTGATGAAGTCAACCCTTTTAATAGTACACATAAATTGTTAAATACCAACCTTTCTATAGAAATAAGTAGTGATATGACCCCTAGATCTAATATGGATATTAGTGGTACTAATACATATACTTATTTGGATAATATGGATTCGTTCGAAAATGGTAGTGATGAAAATTTATGAGGATGATGAATATTGGATATATTTCTTGGATATATATGTAAccgaagatatatatatcctaattttaataaaataattaatccgtataatatatatatatatatttaatttgtttccgtgttttaaacaaaaatatttattaaaattcattttaaaaaaaaaaaaaagtataatgttttttaattcattaattAAATTGATTtcatctcttttttttttttttaaatgtatagtaacatataataattacaaatattatatatatatattttatataattttaatttatgttttttgaataatatagttaaatattttaattagaTTTTGTGGttcattacatatatatatgatatgcacaaatattttcataaagatgaaatattaaattaaataatatatatatatatatatatatatatatataatatatatatatgttgtataatatattttttttattttagttatataatcaattataaaaaaaaaaattatgaggTACGAAATAttctttgtttttataattttaaaaagaatttcgtaaaaaaatttgataacttatataaattaataacaaatatgttaaattaaatttaaaaaaaaaaattaattaatattattgaaaagttctaaaacatattttttttatgcttATGGATTAAAATagtattaacatatataataagaaaatatataaatagaaaatttatttttattttcaatatatctTAAGTCAACTACACATATCTATTCTATttaagtaaaaaaatatatatattttatgtattcaTTGTTTacacaaaaaattaaaaatagaaTGACACactaataattatatacatttatgaATTATTCCTTATTTAATtatctaatatataaaataggtCATATGgtaaatgataattatatatatcattacatataaataacgATATTTcctaaattataataatataagttaCATTagtgttatattatttaaccACGTTtaactatttatattatatgtataaatagatttatgatataatttttttttacacccttaaaatattttataataatacttattaatttatttattattatatattttttgaaattctatgaatatattatatatatataatgttgtattatatatatataaaaaaaaaaatatatatatatatttttaaaatttcttaaaaataaaaataaattaatacataaattagtagtagtagaactacttaaataaatataataggaatatttaaatatgtatttattacttattttgttttaaataattattattattataaatataaatttataaaaatttacattttatattacacTAATTACATTTTaggtaataaataaaattaactcagaataatttttatatagaaaGAAGTTCaattgtaaataaatatagatacatatatatatcgaTATAATAGTtttgataaatattaattatttttttatatctaataaaattaataaaaaaaaaaatttagttctattatattacaactcttattttatattatttaattattaattgtgttttattaatataaaaacacattatatgtaatatttatatgatcagagaataatatggataataagTATCTAACTATTGTAAATTTTCCAATTTtactattataaatattacttttattatatatatatatttatatagtaaAAAATATCTATTTAATAGAATATGTAactgaaaaatatataaaattcttaatatattaatatttacacaaaaaataaaactattaatttctataattttttttttttttttttttttttttttatttatttttaaaattactaattctttttaaattaaataattattgaaataattaatatatttttaaaatactatatatattgttataacaaaattttatattttaataaataataaaaaaaaaccacAAGCCTAAaaccatataataatagCACAAATAGtacattatcatatatataatataatcattaATTGATTAacacattatataattacgtgtattaaaatgaatacattaaaattatttattaatatatccgttttattattttttttatatccaaTTATAATCCTCATAATGTAACCATTcttttctaaaaaaaaaaaaaaaaaaaaaaatactgtcacataaatatatatatatattaattataaaaaacataaataaaatgatatattgaatatatacgAAATAAGtcaattataattttcttatttttttttttttttctcaggATCAAAATAACAAATCTATTAATAGTAATGAAAATTAAATTCATCATCAAATTATACATATGGTAGAATATTAAATCAATTGGAAAATGATACACTAGAAAAGGAAGCAGTAAACACATTAGAGCTAATGTTAGATGAAATTGAAGAAGaaacaaataaagaaaagcAAATGAAGAGGAATGCAAAGGTTTTTTTtgcaaaattaaaaaaaaaaaagaaaaaaaaaaaaaacctttAAAACCCATAATTATTATGCacgaaataataaaaagaaagaagaaaaagacaatatttaaaaaataataaagataaattaaattgTCTACAACGAGCAGAGGAAAAACTATTCACTCATGCTGATCTTTTAAGAAGCTCAATTTTCTCAAGAACATCAAGAAAACCTGATggaatattttatacataaaaaaaaagaaaattaacaattatattttgtttatttaatttgttttttttttcagataacactaattaaaagaaaaatatagtaTTTGCATGCTACAATAATGTCTTAGGTTATATTTTAAcaacttatatataaatatatatatatttatataaataatatagttttgtatttttcttaatataatactgtaaatatatatacttcagataaaattaataaaaatgtttatgtacaatatattatattatctttctttttttttttttttatgtttcatAAATCATACCAcattatacatacatattttacataATGAATGGTAATAtaagtattaatatatattttaaaatacataGAATAAGCGTTACATACTTGTACTTTCTGTTTTTCGTAACAcaaagatttttttttttagtattataattgtttcgtttttatttatttcatgtatttattatattttatattaagggtaattaacatattttacaattgttcatatttattgTACTATTACATATACGAAAAGTATTTGgtagttatattttttaataattatattatatgaattgttcttataataaaatattattatatatttaaaagtaccattatattataaatattatgaaaaaacaccgaattttatttaatacataattatcaattataaaagaaaataatttataatattactaaACATAAaggtaattattataatgatagtagatgtgaaaacaaaaaaaaaacctaaatattaattaaaaaatgtatgcgaatatattttttttatgaataaattaaataacatatatataaagaaaaataatatataaaaatcataaaatataaaaataaaaaatattttaactaacaaataatattacaaaaaaaataaatctataataattttttaaaaaactaaaaataatatataaacacaaaccaaaaaaaacaaatattaaaacaaacacaaaaaacaataacaaaaatcaaatcaaataaatattaaaacaaaaaaaacaaaagaaaaatcaaatcaaataaatattaaaacaaaaaaataaaaataaaaaaagaaaaacaaacaacatatatatattcttagtGAAATCTGGCGACCATTAATTCGTCGTCGGGTTCGTCAAATTCTTTTTCATCATCGTCACTATCTGCCGAACCTGtttcttctattttttcAACATCAATATAGGTACTCGTTGGTTTCGACACCATCGTGGTCTCATCAGTATGTGGGAGTAATTGTGGTTGTAGTTGCGTTTCTTCCACCTCTTCTACCACAGGACAGTAATCGCATCTTTCGTTTAAAAATTGTTCGTTTTTGCCACAATCGTCAAAAAAAGCAAAATCATCTACATAAGTAGCCATTTTGTTCTTGAAAGCATTTTCCATATCATATCTTCTTAAATTACTCATGGTCTCCTCGTTGGTTTCGTGCAAATAATTCATAATTTTATCTTTAGACGATAGTCTTGAAGCAATAACTTCACCTAAATAcccatattttttcatactCAAGTACGCTTCGCGTTCATATTTTATCAGAATATCACTTGTATATTCTTTAAGTTTGGTTCTcacaaaatttattaaatatttattgaatACAGTATAATATCGATCCAAGAAACGGAAATTGCTAGTTATATAGaaatgaatattttcataatatgcATACAAAGGATAAACAgcaaaaaaacaaaaggcGTACATGAACCCATTTGTCAATTCCATGAAAAAATTTCTATTAAAACTATGAACGGAAGGTTTGCGTTCGTACGTGTTCTTTCACATGTTGAGTTTGTTCTTTTATTGCAGGACCAAACCCTCCAGGAAAATTTTTGCCTGCATCGAGGTATAAATTTgtgaaaaagtaaaaaaacaaatatcgTGCTCCTTCAGGAGCCATAtagttattaaaaaaaaaacttccAGGAGAAGGTTTTACTTCAGTACACTCAGAATTATTACCAGAACTATGTTTTGTACTATGTTCTTTATCGGTACAGTCAATACCATGGACCCAATCAATTGATGCTTTAAGTCTgacatatagaaaaaaagtaGTAATTGGTAAAAATTTTCTGCCAATAAACTGACCCACTTTTTTTGACGAGTAGAAATTTGCGCTTGCCACTGCTTGATATTCACATACAaacttaaatttttataatttaacatCTCGTACATTTTGGATGCAAGCATGAAATAGTTGGAGAAAACGAACGTTTTCCCATATTTTAATTGTGTGATAGGTTTTTTCGCATATGGTGGCAACAAACTGTTCGTCATACTGTCCATGATACTTCCGTTATACACATATGCAAATGTAAGAAATGCGGACGTACTTGTTGCTACTTGTATATTTTTCACTTAATCCATACGCTTTGTCCAGATGATCTGCATTATTGCTTAACATTGTTGAAAACAACATTTGAAATGCTGCAAACATCGTTTTTGCATAATATCGTGATGCCATAGAATTATGGATTTCTATTTCCCGTTCTTCTTTGTTTAATTTCGAATAATTATTTGCAACATTCATGAAAAAAACATTATTCACGctctacaaaaaatatatatgtatgggGGTGTGCGTATGTATGGAGATTggtgtatatatatgaatttttatgtatacatataagcatatatatatatacaaatacatACAAactcatatatacatatatatattataccatCTTGTCATCTCTTCTTTGTGTCCTGTACGTTTCTTCTATTCttctaaataataaataaactgTTTGTAAAAAAGACGTATCTGAAAATATATCTgtgttaaaattatatatggaaTATAATTCGTCCACTACTTCTTtcaatatttctttatttactTTAAATCCATAAATAATACCATAATTGTAAAAATTGACCGAGTTTCCCATAATACTATGCAATGTATGGTAGACTCGAtcttttacttttttatatgttggGGTAGCAGTCATATATTTTCTCATATTGAAAATATCTGCAAAAAATAACACGTCGTCAAAATGTGTTTTGTACAAATCCATGGAGTCCCGCATTaacattaatttattattaatattataaatattatgatatttatataaattttttacatGTCGTTGATCAAAATACATATCGTAGGCACATTCGATCAACGATTTCAAAACTTTGTTCCACTGGTTCATTTTTGGAGGTTCAAATTTTTGTGATAACACTTTATCGTGTAAatcttttcttatatatggATTGTGATAATTGGAAAAATAAAACCCTGCGGGCGAACTAATCATCCAATCTTTAAATTTATGTTCGAGAATTAACGATAAAGGATACGATCTTGGTAAACCTAGAGGTGGTTCATTCAATTGATGGAAAAAATCTAGTTGCAGAAACGAGTTGACATGGACCAAAAACGTGAGtgcttttttcattttttctaacGTTCCAACTTTCATTAATTTTTCCAGTtctaagaaaaaatatatatgtatatttatatataagtggtatgtatatatatatagtgtataaatatattgttttatacCATCTACTAAATTGTTTGGAATACGTTTCCTAACATATaaagtataatattttttttatagggGAGGGAACCAATAGTTGGTCACGACCGTTCTGTTGAACGAATCTTCatcctttatatttaaatacattGCTTCAGCAACATTTTTGTAGGGAATGtctataaattaatatatatatattacgtatatatgtgtatatatttatatgtaatatatgtgtatattttattacctTTGAAACTTGTAAGacgaaataaaaataagaatgtgTACCAATTAATATCATGGGATAAGAAATTACTATACTCTTGATAAATATCTAACGTTCTCATTAGTGATGATACTTTTTGTATTTTGAGCCCTTTAGTTAAATATACGTAAAATTTTTGCAACATGGAAGGAACTTCATCAAATTTcactaaaaaaatatatataaatatatatgtatatatttatgtgtatgtatttatgtgtatatatccacttgtttttttttatttactgtTTGAGTATAAAAATGCTCCTTTACATACATCGCATTTTGATACATCGTTGAGGAAATTACTATCTTTTGATAAAGTGTTTGGTTGATGTAAATGACATTTCTCAATAcctatcaatatatatatgtatatatatttatatatatatattatatatatttatatgtacatatatatttatatatattaattcaataaaacaaaattataattatttattaaacaaatattttatacaaatatattatcatatttttttacattttaataaGTTTTCAAAAAGGGTAGAAAAACTCTTTCTCTTCAGTAAATGACATTTCGAcagctaaaaaaaaaaaaaataataaatatatgaagccatttatattatacatacacatatatatatatatttcatatatatatatatttttaccgTTGTAATATCCTGGTAAATAAAGTGATGTGACGTACGCTCTTTGTATCataatctaaaaaaaaaaaaaaaacatatacatatacatataaatatgtacacacacatatatatatatatttattttttattacttaaAAGTCCTGTTAAGTTTAATAAATGGACATATAAGGTTTTTTTTGTTCCATAGGAACTGTAACGTTtcatgaaataataataatttaaatataaat includes these proteins:
- a CDS encoding cytoadherence linked asexual protein 3.2, putative yields the protein MYAFCFFAVYPLYAYYENIHFYITSNFRFLDRYYTVFNKYLINFVRTKLKEYTSDILIKYEREAYLSMKKYGYLGEVIASRLSSKDKIMNYLHETNEETMSNLRRYDMENAFKNKMATYVDDFAFFDDCGKNEQFLNERCDYCPVVEEVEETQLQPQLLPHTDETTMVSKPTSTYIDVEKIEETGSADSDDDEKEFDEPDDELMVARFH
- a CDS encoding cytoadherence linked asexual protein 3.1, putative; this translates as MIQRAYVTSLYLPGYYNGIEKCHLHQPNTLSKDSNFLNDVSKCDVCKGAFLYSNMKFDEVPSMLQKFYVYLTKGLKIQKVSSLMRTLDIYQEYSNFLSHDINWYTFLFLFRLTSFKELEKLMKVGTLEKMKKALTFLVHVNSFLQLDFFHQLNEPPLGLPRSYPLSLILEHKFKDWMISSPAGFYFSNYHNPYIRKDLHDKVLSQKFEPPKMNQWNKVLKSLIECAYDMYFDQRHVKNLYKYHNIYNINNKLMLMRDSMDLYKTHFDDVLFFADIFNMRKYMTATPTYKKVKDRVYHTLHSIMGNSVNFYNYGIIYGFKVNKEILKEVVDELYSIYNFNTDIFSDTSFLQTVYLLFRRIEETYRTQRRDDKMSVNNVFFMNVANNYSKLNKEEREIEIHNSMASRYYAKTMFAAFQMLFSTMLSNNADHLDKAYGLSEKYTSSNKYFVCEYQAVASANFYSSKKVGQFIGRKFLPITTFFLYVRLKASIDWVHGIDCTDKEHSTKHSSGNNSECTEVKPSPGSFFFNNYMAPEGARYLFFYFFTNLYLDAGKNFPGGFGPAIKEQTQHVKEHVRTQTFRS